The sequence caatgtctttgcaattgataCAAACAAGCGATGTATATAATATGATTCAAATGAAAACCGAGGTGACTGCATTAACTATAAATACCATATGCTCCAGCTAGCCTACTGCCTTTCTAAACTGCCTATCATCTAAAGCTGTTGAAGACCATCGCCCAATAATTGCCAGCCGTAGTAGGAAAGATGCATCTTTAAAACACTCGTAGTTTAAGCCTAAATTCCATCACTATCGGGTAATGCAGGTGTCAGCACGTAATGACATATAGACATAATTAGACGTTTCTTCTCGGTTCGTTGCACGGAAAAATGTCGCCTTTTATAAACGCATTAAATGCAATTCTACTACACTCTATTATGACTGGAGAGGATAAGCAACATGTTTTTTTCCTTCCTATGAAACAAATTATAGCCTACTTTgctgacactgacaaacagatcagTAAAAACGACCTTGTTGCAACCATTGGAATTGGTTGAATTTTGAGATCTTGTGATAGGCCTCGGCAGACCTATTAACTGCCTTTCACTGCGCGCTGCAACCAACCTGGACTTgtgtagacataacatagtacaTGTAAATACATAACACTCCAATTAgtgtgatatgttacgtttcttatggtatgtattcatttgtggatgtccatcctcCATTGAGTATGATATCTTACGAATTACAATTAATTTATTcaggatttatactgaacaaaaatataaatgcaacatgtaaagtgttggtcccatgtttcatgagctgaaataaaatatcccagagatgttccatatgcacaaaaagcttatctcACATtttatgcacaaatttgtttacatcccagttagtgagcatttctcctttgccaagataatccacccgCCTGAAAGACgtgacatatcaagaaactgattaaacagcatgatcattactcaggtgcaccttatgctggggacaaaaggccactctaaaatgtgcagttttatcacacaacacaatgacacaaatgttctagttttgagggagtgtgcaattggcatgctgactgcatgaatgtccaccagagctgttgccagataatttaatgttactTTCTCAACCATAAGcagcctccaacattgttttttgataatttgtcagtacatccaaccagcctcacaaccacagacctcgtgtaaccacaccagcccagtacctccacatccggcttcttcacctgcaggatcgtctgagaccagccacacgggcggctgatgaaactgtgggtttgcacaacctaaATAATttctgtcagaaactgtctcagggaagctcatctgcatgctcgtcgtcctcacccggatcttgacctgactgcagttcagcatcgtaaccgacttcagttggCAAATGCTCAGCTTCGATGgctactggcacgctggagaagtgtgctcttcaagggtaaatcccagtttcaactgtactgggcagatggcagacagtgtgtatgacGTGGTGTGGGTgagtgagcggtttgctgatgtcaacgttgtgaacagagtgcccaatggtggcggtggggttatggaatgtgcaggcataagctacggacaactaaCATAAtttcattttattgatggcaattttaatccacagagataccatgacgagatcctgaggcccattgtcgtgccattcctatgccgccatcacctcagatttcagcatgataatgcacattcctgtgtcgcaaggatctgtacacaactcTTGGAAGCTTAAcatttcccagttcttccatggcctgcatagtcACCAGACATGtgacccattgagcatgttttggatgctctggaccgacatgtacgacagtgtgtttcagttcccgcccatatccagcaacttcgcacagccattgaagaggagtgggacaacattccacaggccacaatcaacagcctgatcaactcaatgCAAAGgggatgtgtcacgctgcatgtggcaaatggtggtcacaccagatactgactggttttctgatccacacctctACCTTTTTTTAAATAATCTTGTCATGGAGGTAGtttacccgcactgtatctgcgagcaaTTGGCTAGTGAGCACGTGCCAAGAACAAAAACCACAAAAGGCTTCACAGGCATTTAGGGTTCTCTTTGCATTACCGTTTTTCAGACTATGTAGCATTTGCAAACAAAATTCAAGTTAAaagaatatatattttattttgccCACTTGCATTTATGTATATAATATTTACCAGACATAATGAAGAGATTCCTTATATACACTTTGTTttgatctacactgaacaaaactaaacgcaacatgcaaaattctctcttttttttgtaatttagcagacatgCTTACACTTGTATAAATATTTTTGACTGGTCCTTCATAGGAATCGAACCCAAAACCCTGGTTTTGCAAGcgccatgcactaccaactgagccacatgggaccGTACTGAATAACATTTCATATAAATCAATAAAAATAAGTAactaggccttaatctatggatttcacatgactgggaatacagatatgcatctgttggtcacagatacctttttatTGATAGGAgcaatattatttttttatttgtcaaatgacaGCCAAGCATCAATTGTGTAAACGTGTTTCTATGCAATTTCTCACATAATTATTTTTACCGACGCAAAAAAACACCAAACAAACATTGTCTATCAATATTTATACACTTGTACTCTCGTTTCCTGTTTCCATGAACCCAGACGTGATTTTTTTCATGCCTCAGGTAATTCACCTGCAtgaaatggttggatggaaaccttgtTCGTGACAACCTAAACATTTGTCATGACAGTTAGTAACAGGGATGTTTGCATGGCTGGCACAGGCAAGTAAAAAGCAACATCAGGAAATGTATGTTTCTTCAGTCCACAACCTCTTGAGTTGGATTCCTTGGTTACTGGAATTAAACATGTAATTCAAAAGCTCTGGGATAGTCATTGTTCTTCCCTACTTGTCCTGGTTAGTGTACAGTATGTGACGCACCCCAATCCTTTGAGAAACTGTAGAATAGGTTTATATTACCTAGGCCTACTTTCTGTGTACAGATGTAGTCTTCAGCTCTGTTAGTAACTCTTGTTTAATTGATCATTGAATACATCAGTCATTTCAGGGGAAATCCTTTGTAAAACTTTAGCCTACTTTCAGAGCACATGACCTGCAGATTGTAAGCCTTTCACTCTTtgtttctgtgtttctctctccttctctttctttctttaccccccccccctattTTCCTCCCCCTCTGTGCAGATGGGAGATAGCATGGTGGATCAGAGCAGTCCTATGCGGGTGTTGGTGACTGGGGGGACTGGTCTGGTGGGTAGGGCCATAGAACATGTTGTCAAAGAAGAGGGAGGAGCgcgggagggagaggagtggatcttcctctcctctaaggaTGCAAATCTCATGTGAGAgctacacgcgcacacacatacgcactcacacatagacagacacacatggtATGCATACACGCACATGTAtatacacaaacaacacacacacacctgaccctcTCCTGCCTCAGTGCTAACTGTGGGTGCCTTTGTAGCCCAGCCTCTGAGTCTTTGAAAAGTCAAGCTgacgtgtgtgtgggtttgtgtatgCTCACTCAGGGACATGGGTGAGACGCAGGCTGTGTTTTTGAAGCACCAGCCCACCCACGTCATCCACCTGGCAGCCATGGTGGGAGGGCTCTTCAAGAACATGAGGGCCAACCTAGACTTCTGGGTAAGAGAAGGGGATTCAGGGTTGTAATGACAGAGGCTGCATCTCCAGAAGTGTGCACTTGCTCAATTTCTCACCTTATTTTGAAAATGGTAGAAATTGCCATGAAAAGGACTCAATGTTTATTTACCGATTTTAAGCTTCATCCCAATTGGTACTCtattcactatgggccctggtcaaaggtagtacaTTACTAACTAGTTCATAGGGTGCTAATTGGGAACCTGGTTCAACTGGTTCcatgtgtgtgattgtgttcATGTTTATTTACCAACGTATTCATCCATGTGTGTTCTCCAGAGGAACAACATCTACATCAATGACAATGTCCTGCAGGCAGCCCACGAGGTGGATGCTGTCAGGGTGgtctcctgtctctccacctGCATTTTCCCTGATAAGACCACCTATCCCATCAATGAGACCatggtaacgtgtgtgtgtgtgtgtgtgtgtgtgtgtgtgttgtagacatGATGGTAGTTGACTATCTCTTATTATCTTGCAGATCCACAACGGCCCTCCTCACGAGTCTAACTTTGGCTACTCCTATGCTAAGAGAATGATCGATGTCCACAATAGGTGTGTTTGGTATTTTATtgaaccttcatttaaccaggaagTATTCTTTTACAAGGGAAGTGTGTGTGCACAGCTTCCCTATTTTGCTATAGATGTCCTCTGCGGGCCCATCCAGAACGATCTTGTGGGCCTCCTGTACCCTTGACCCTTTAACTGCTCAGTGACCTCTAGAAGGGAGTCAATATAATCTGTGTATATTcaataatagtgtgtgtgtgtttgtggattatgttgaggtgtgtgtttgtcttgcaGGGCGTATCACCAGCAGCGTGGGCGATGCTACACAGCAGTGATACCGACCAATGTGTTTGGCCCCCATGATAACTTCAACATTGAGGATGGACATGTACTTCCAGGCCTCATACACAAAGCCTACATTGCTCAGAGTAAGATGACTACACAACACTTACTGTTAACTATCACTCTCTAGTTATTTATTCTTCAGCTAACTGTTTAATCTATACAGTATACCTCCCTACAAGGATCGGTATAGCCACATTCcttcacacgtgtgtgtgtgtgtgtgttagaggagGGTAGTCCATTGGTGGTGTGGGGCTCAGGAACTCCCAGAAGGCAGTTCATTTACTCATTGGATCTGGCTCGTCTCTTCCTCTGGGTGCTGAGAGAGTACCCTGAGGTGGACCCCATCATACTGTCTGGTGAGCATACACActctgacttcctctctctcgtaCTCACACATACTCtcgatctcacacacacatttaacaACAGTATTTTCAGGCTTCAGCgttcattctccctctctgtattttagttggtgaggaggaggaggtgtccaTTAAGGAGGCAGCAGAGGGTGTTGTCGAGGCACTGGGGTTCAAAGGTCAAGTGACTGTATCCTTTCACCTAGGTGCATGTCCAGATCTACAGCTCAAACAcagtccctctttctctttcataCTCACTTGCTCTCACACACTGTCAGTCATTCAGTGTTTGATTCCTTAACCCCTGACCTTCAGTATGACAGAACTAAAGCAGACGGTCAGTTCAAGAAGACAGCCAGCAACGCCAAGCTGCTGCGGTACCGCCCCAACTTCACCTTTACCCCCTTCAAACAAGGTACCTACCTCCCCAACACCAGCAATTTGAAAAGCCCCAAAAGTAGATTGTTTTGGTTAAATGCACAAATAAATCTGCACAATATCATATTTGTATTCTGCCATCTTTATGCATGTTCACCACTGACATATCAAATAAAGATGTTTGGTTTCTGACGCTGAGTCTCctatcccccccaccccccaattcacacacacagccttgaAGGAGACATGTGATTGGTTCGTGGCCAATTACGACACCGCCCGCAAGTGAAGATTCCTCAAATCAGATTGGCTGTTAGGAAACCAGTCCCAGGAAGAGGGGACTGTGATGGAGGGGTCAGgaggagtggagctgaaggttctAGAACTGACAAAGAACTTAGGACTTAGAGCGTACATGAAGAACATTATCTGCCATTAAATGAAGTTCTGTTAGACTGATGTAATGTGGTCCTGATCATGTTGCTGAGATTCCATGAAGAATGTGTAGAGTGTAGGCTGGGCTAATCACTCTGTTTTAACACTCAAACAGCATCCTGTTCATATATCAGTTGTACTCAAACTATTTGAGAAGGTGGCAAAGGTCTGGATGGCCATGTCTATACCATATGACTAGAGTGGGTATAATGGACTTAAACTAGTTCTTTGTCCATGGGATTTCTTCTATGTCCACCCAATATGGCAACAAAATAGAATTTTCCACAAATAAATAGTTGTGCTGCCATTTTGAGTGGGTTGTTCACTACTCAATTTGTCTGCTGTATCATATAGAATACCAGGGGTTTTTGGATATGTTCTTTTATAACTGTCTTTACTAAATACAACTGTGCAATATGTACATGAGTGGTGGGCTGAGAAAATAAATCAATGTTTATTTTAACTGCCGAGTCTGGGTGTCATTTTAGCACTACTTTGAGTCTGGTTTTAGtgcagaacagtgttttgtggcTCTGGGGTGAAGTTTTCCCTAGGTTCAGAACCTGGATCAGCTTACCCTAACCACTAATGGGTAAAATCAACCAGATCTGCGTCAAGGGGTAACTTCATTCAGTCAGACCTGCCAACATGCACGCATTTTGCGTACCAGCTACGCAATTCTCTGTCCGTGTACGCAGGTACGAAATCCGAGTTAAAAGTACGCAGAAATTAATAGGGCctgattttttttgttttacatttttatataaACTTTTATCCACTGAGAATCTAACATCCCGATTCTCGAGCTGCAGCATACAGATGTACGGAGTTTGTGTCAACGGACAAGATGATAAATACATAATTATTTGCCGTAGCTACCCCGTGTCTGCGCCTTCTGTTTGTTGTGATGCTGAGTTGGCCGACTGTCAGCAGTACGTAAACACATGGCCAAATCCCCTTTCGACTCCGTTTGTGGCATTTGCCAGTGAAAGAATTTAACTGCAAATAGGAAAAATAACTGGTCGCATTTGTGATATACATTTAATTCTGCATCTCAGTCGTCTTTTCCACGTAACATTACGAGGATCACGCGACCTGATATAAATACAGTTAGT is a genomic window of Oncorhynchus nerka isolate Pitt River linkage group LG24, Oner_Uvic_2.0, whole genome shotgun sequence containing:
- the LOC115108601 gene encoding GDP-L-fucose synthase-like; this encodes MGDSMVDQSSPMRVLVTGGTGLVGRAIEHVVKEEGGAREGEEWIFLSSKDANLMDMGETQAVFLKHQPTHVIHLAAMVGGLFKNMRANLDFWRNNIYINDNVLQAAHEVDAVRVVSCLSTCIFPDKTTYPINETMIHNGPPHESNFGYSYAKRMIDVHNRAYHQQRGRCYTAVIPTNVFGPHDNFNIEDGHVLPGLIHKAYIAQKEGSPLVVWGSGTPRRQFIYSLDLARLFLWVLREYPEVDPIILSVGEEEEVSIKEAAEGVVEALGFKGQVTYDRTKADGQFKKTASNAKLLRYRPNFTFTPFKQALKETCDWFVANYDTARK